In Flammeovirga kamogawensis, the sequence GCACTACCCTTTCAGCTGAAGTTGAAGTATTACTTTCTTTAAACCTTACCCATCCAATATCTTCACTAGCATGTAGAATTTCACTATCAAGAGATTTTTCCTCCTGTAAGAAAAACTGTACATTCTCATTAGTTAATTCTTTGTATCTAAGAGAATAAGGTTCTACATCATTTGTTGTTTGTGCATTTCCAAACAAACCAGCTTCAGTAACTTTTGTTGGAAAATTAAATGTAGACCATGTAGAATTTACTGTGTTTTCAATATATCCTGCATCAATATAGTTATCACCTATTGCACTTTCTCCTTTCTCTATTGCTATAAAGTGCATCTGCTCTGCTGTAATTGCTTCTATTGTACTTTCTTGTCCAATTAATTTATAGTCAAAACCAATAGGCGTTACATTTCTAATTTGAATTACTTTCGTTTTATTCTCATTATCAGAAACTACATTAGTAAGCACAACAGGGGGATTTATAAAAGATCCTTCAAAATTATAGGTCTGCCAACTATCGTTTACTGTCAGTTCTCCTTTATCTATTTTTAGGTTGCCAAAAGAGTTAAGTGCAGGTACAACAGCTAAAAAATACAATACTTCTTTATTATGAATTCTGTTCAGGTAATCCCATTCTCTAATTTGAATTTCAAAACCATTTTCGGTACAATTTCTAATACGGTAAGTCGACGGATCACTTCCATTAAAAGATAAAGGTCCTAATGTTACAACTGGTGTTTGTACTAATGGATTTGTAAAGTTTACTTGTGTCCAAGTATCTGGCTCTAATTGATTGAAAGTAACTTTTCCGTATTGAAATAGTTCACTTTCAGAAGTATAAACATTTAAATCGAATGGTATAATTGTTTCTCCTGCTCCACAACTATTCTGGATAACTAATTCCCATTGACCATCCCAACTATCGTTATCAATTGCTTGCCATGATAGTGAAGTATTCATTGGTTGCTCTTGTCCGTTTGGTGATCTCCAGAAATAATTATCCTTTAAATTTACATTTGCACTCAATGTAATTTGGTCTCCCCCAAATACATCTACAGCAGTAGCATAATAATCTGAATTGTTATTTAATGAATAAGAAATGATATTATCTAGTTCATTTCCATTCTTTTTAATTTGATAAGTAGTACCATCCGTATCAGATGAGTTATAATTTACTACAAGATTGCCAAAACTATTATTATCAATAATCACGTATTTTTGCTCGTTTATAAATTGATTTAGAGGCAAAACATCTTGTATTGGTGTTGTTATAGTAACATCTAATGGCGAGTTTCTATGGTATCCATTTTGAAGACTTAAAGTTCCATCAAGTTCCCATTTATAGGATAAATAAGCCTCTACTAATTCTCTCTGAGAATCATTTAATTTTCTATCAAAAATAATTACTTCGGAAATTAAACCATCATGATATCTTGCTTGATTTTTACCTACACTAATTTGCCCTAACATTAAAGCATTTTGATTAGAAAGACGATCATCAGCATTTATTTCAAAATCATGCTCTAGTTGACCATTATTGTAAGATTGTAGTTGTAAACCTTTTTTTGATAAAACTGAAACTTTACTCATTGGAAATAAATTAGGTCCCGAGTTTAATGTTGTAAATCCACCTGATAATGCTTCTTGACCTGTTTTTGATACTCTATAGAAAAAGCCATCTTCTGTGAGTCCATTCTTATTACCAATAGTATTCGACCAATTATCCACATTATCAATAGTATGAACAACAAATATTGTCCAATCTTCTTCTAAGAAATCCGTTTCCGAAGCTTCAATAAGTTTTAAGCCACTACTTACCTTGTCTTTTCCAAAAACAACTGCTGGCTTACCTCTAAATGCATGGCTTGAATAAACAGGGATTGCACTTTCGTTTAGAATAGACGCGTTCTGTAATCCCGTTGCTTTATTTTCCCAAGTTCTTACTTCAGCTCCATCTTCTAAAGTAGAATTTGAAATTTGATAGGCATCTAACCAAAGTATAGGGTCTATTTCTAATTCTAATTTATATGTAATTTCATCACCAATACATGCTAATGTATTATTAATTGGTTGCCATTCTCCCTCATTTATTTTTGATAAAATGGTAATATCATTAGGGATTACAATAGTATCTGAAACACTGAAAGAGGTTAAACAAGATGCATTACTTGTAAAATGACAAACAATACTATCTCCTGCATGTAAAAAGTTTTTTGGTAACTCTTTTCCATAATAAGAGACTGCATTACCGTTCACTTCCCAAATATATTCAGGGCTTACTCCTTCACTTGACACAACTGCTTTTACAACATTTATTTCGTTAAAAAATTTCGCATTATTTGGTAATTGAAGTTGCAGGTGAGGAGTTAGATCAAAAGACCAATCAATATTAGGCCATGCTTCTGTACTCCAATCAATCATTTCTTGTACTATAGAACAATCTACTCCAAACTTAATAGCTTGCTGAATAGACCAATACATATGGTCTGCATAAAGCGGTGCTGATGGATCTAATTCACTAAATATAGGATCTCCATCATTTAAAGTTATATCTATCACCTCAGATTTAGCAATAGGATCTAGGTATTGAGACGCATCAGTATTGTTAATACCGTCCCATCTTTTCCATGTTGAAAGATCATGTTTCTTAACCGCTTCTAAAAATTCAGTTAATAATGCTTCTATCACCCATTTTCCTAAACCAGGATATACTTCATCCAATAACGAGGGCCAATACCCAGGACTAAATCCTTTAAATTGAGACCTTTGGGCATCTGGTTCTTTACCAAAAAAGTACCACGGACCTTGAACTCTAATTCTAAAACCGTAACCATCATTTGGATTAAGATCTCCAGACCATGTTTTAATTTGATACAACGAAGCTAGACTGTGATAATATCTTAGTACATCGTAAATCCCTGATGAATGAGAACTTAATAAGATGAACTCTGGTTGGTAATTATAATCAACAGGACCGTTCCACCATTGTTCTCCTTCTCCACCTGCTAAAATCGATTGAAGGTGATACCAAACAGAAGATTCGTACTCACCAGTTGCATTTGGTTGGCCATCAAAAGTAAGACAATCCCCATCAACACACCCTGTCATATGAGCAGGTACTTCAAATACGTGTTTTGAGTCGCCATGGAACCATTGTCTTGGGTTTGGGTTATCTTCTGCCAAGATATGATCAGGCGCTTTATCTTGAAGATTAAACTCTTGCATAAACTCAAAATTTTTCACGGCCATTAATCTTGCTAAACTTGTAGCAGCTAACTCTTGTCCAATATCATCTGATAACGCATTCAACCCTTTTCCTACCTTAGTACGCCAATGATCTACATTAGCATTGGGATCTAAATCTGTAGCCCCTTGTGCCTGAAAATATCTATAATTCCATCGGAAAGTTTCATGATAGTACTTCAACTCGTCTATCGCTTCATCTGACATTGCCGATAGATTTATAGAAATACCATCGCCTAATTTTGGTAATGATAATAAATGATCTCTCAGGATTTCATAAGCTGCATCAGGATTACGTGTTATTTTCTCACCACCTTCTTTTATAAATTCAGCATTCTTAACCTCATCGTATGTTTGATTATAGAAGTTGTCTTTATTGAAGGCATCTTTAGGGTGTACCATTGGCAACCAATGTTTCCAATCAGGAAATTGAATGGCTAACGGTAAAACAGTTCTATCTTCAAATTTATCTGCATCAAAATAGTCCTTTACACTACTTTCATTTACTCCATTTGGGAACATGTATTCTAGCATATCGCTATCATGATCAAGAACGGCATCTAAACCTGCACCTGCTGCCCAATAATCTATACTTTTTCCTTTTAAAGAAGGCCCCGGTTGATAAGGAGGGTTCCAAGGTCTTCCGTGTCTATTAATATTATCGTGAGTTCCTGATAACGATCTTATATAGCTTGCTATTTTTCTTCCTTCATTTTCTGAAAGGTTATGAAATTTTGCTCTTTCAATAATAGATTTATTAGAATAAGAAAACAACTCAAGGTCTCTACCATCTTGTGTATGACAATCTGCACACTTTGCAGACAAAGGTTGGTGTGCCTGTAATTCGTATCCATACCAAAATCCTTTTTGTCCTTCTTCAAGATAATTTGACCATAAATTTCCTTCTCTCCATAATGTTTCTCCTTCTGCAATAGATTGTTCATCTGTATAAGGTCCTACCCAATCAATTGGTGCTACTTTGGTAAAGAAATCTTCTTCTAAAAGCCTTGCTTTATTTTCATCAAGAAGGTTAAAATCTATCACTCTAAAACCATTTGAGATAGCATCAGAATGATTAAATTTAAAATAAAAAGTATTTTCTCCTACTGATAGATTTTGAGTTGGTATTGATAAACGAATTGTATTAAAACCACCGTGTTGCATACCTCCTCTTGCTTTTTCTTGAGATTGCATAATGACCGATTCATGATTTAGGTTATACCATGAACCATTATTGATTTTTACAGAAACTTTATTTTCATAACTCAGATTATTGATCTGTAACCAAAGTTGTTTTGCTGTAGCAACTTGCTCTTGAGATAAATCAAAAGATCTTGTTTCAATAGTACCTTGTGCGCCTACTACTTCAATAGGTAAAGGAATACCACACCAATAATCTCTTAATTTAGAATACTCATATTTAAAAGTTTCAGAGGTTAAGGCTTCATCATATACTTTCACCTCTCCAACGTTCCCTATAAAATACCTCGCGTAATTATTTGCAGACCCTATATTAAACTCTGCCAATGTAAAATCACTTGGCGGAATAGAAAGCGTATGTGTTAAAAGGTTTTTTGAATCCCAAAAAACAAGTTCTTCAGTGAGCTTATTATAATTACAAGCAACAACAATAGATTCTCCCTCTTTTACTTTTGCTCCAGGTACTATCATAGATACTTTACCTAGATAAATTTCAAATTCTCCGTTAGATTTATAGCGTATGCCAAATCCGTTCTTTTCAATACTAGAATTATTACCAACAAGGTCGTTATTACCGTCAACAATTTCAGCTACACTAAATGCTACTAAAATCGAAAAACCAGTATTATCAATTGCCTCGCCCGAAAAATCTAACCAAGCATCTGTTTTTATACCATTAAATAAACGGAGGTAATTTCTTGCATTACCAAAGTCTAAACCTATCTGTTTACCTGAAGAAATTGACGAAGAAGGAAAAATCACATCTCCTGACCTTGGCGTTGCGTGATTGTTATTCCCAGATAGATCTGTCCATTTTATCACTTTTCCAGATTCATCTGTAATGACTGATTCATAACTTCTAATAGAAGATAAATGTTGGATGGGTACCTGGGCATTCGCAATTTCTCCAATCAGTAGAAAACTTAAAAATGGCAATAAGTAGTTCAATAGTAGTAATTTTTTCATCTCAAATCATTGTAATGGTTAATCTGTA encodes:
- a CDS encoding LamG-like jellyroll fold domain-containing protein — its product is MKKLLLLNYLLPFLSFLLIGEIANAQVPIQHLSSIRSYESVITDESGKVIKWTDLSGNNNHATPRSGDVIFPSSSISSGKQIGLDFGNARNYLRLFNGIKTDAWLDFSGEAIDNTGFSILVAFSVAEIVDGNNDLVGNNSSIEKNGFGIRYKSNGEFEIYLGKVSMIVPGAKVKEGESIVVACNYNKLTEELVFWDSKNLLTHTLSIPPSDFTLAEFNIGSANNYARYFIGNVGEVKVYDEALTSETFKYEYSKLRDYWCGIPLPIEVVGAQGTIETRSFDLSQEQVATAKQLWLQINNLSYENKVSVKINNGSWYNLNHESVIMQSQEKARGGMQHGGFNTIRLSIPTQNLSVGENTFYFKFNHSDAISNGFRVIDFNLLDENKARLLEEDFFTKVAPIDWVGPYTDEQSIAEGETLWREGNLWSNYLEEGQKGFWYGYELQAHQPLSAKCADCHTQDGRDLELFSYSNKSIIERAKFHNLSENEGRKIASYIRSLSGTHDNINRHGRPWNPPYQPGPSLKGKSIDYWAAGAGLDAVLDHDSDMLEYMFPNGVNESSVKDYFDADKFEDRTVLPLAIQFPDWKHWLPMVHPKDAFNKDNFYNQTYDEVKNAEFIKEGGEKITRNPDAAYEILRDHLLSLPKLGDGISINLSAMSDEAIDELKYYHETFRWNYRYFQAQGATDLDPNANVDHWRTKVGKGLNALSDDIGQELAATSLARLMAVKNFEFMQEFNLQDKAPDHILAEDNPNPRQWFHGDSKHVFEVPAHMTGCVDGDCLTFDGQPNATGEYESSVWYHLQSILAGGEGEQWWNGPVDYNYQPEFILLSSHSSGIYDVLRYYHSLASLYQIKTWSGDLNPNDGYGFRIRVQGPWYFFGKEPDAQRSQFKGFSPGYWPSLLDEVYPGLGKWVIEALLTEFLEAVKKHDLSTWKRWDGINNTDASQYLDPIAKSEVIDITLNDGDPIFSELDPSAPLYADHMYWSIQQAIKFGVDCSIVQEMIDWSTEAWPNIDWSFDLTPHLQLQLPNNAKFFNEINVVKAVVSSEGVSPEYIWEVNGNAVSYYGKELPKNFLHAGDSIVCHFTSNASCLTSFSVSDTIVIPNDITILSKINEGEWQPINNTLACIGDEITYKLELEIDPILWLDAYQISNSTLEDGAEVRTWENKATGLQNASILNESAIPVYSSHAFRGKPAVVFGKDKVSSGLKLIEASETDFLEEDWTIFVVHTIDNVDNWSNTIGNKNGLTEDGFFYRVSKTGQEALSGGFTTLNSGPNLFPMSKVSVLSKKGLQLQSYNNGQLEHDFEINADDRLSNQNALMLGQISVGKNQARYHDGLISEVIIFDRKLNDSQRELVEAYLSYKWELDGTLSLQNGYHRNSPLDVTITTPIQDVLPLNQFINEQKYVIIDNNSFGNLVVNYNSSDTDGTTYQIKKNGNELDNIISYSLNNNSDYYATAVDVFGGDQITLSANVNLKDNYFWRSPNGQEQPMNTSLSWQAIDNDSWDGQWELVIQNSCGAGETIIPFDLNVYTSESELFQYGKVTFNQLEPDTWTQVNFTNPLVQTPVVTLGPLSFNGSDPSTYRIRNCTENGFEIQIREWDYLNRIHNKEVLYFLAVVPALNSFGNLKIDKGELTVNDSWQTYNFEGSFINPPVVLTNVVSDNENKTKVIQIRNVTPIGFDYKLIGQESTIEAITAEQMHFIAIEKGESAIGDNYIDAGYIENTVNSTWSTFNFPTKVTEAGLFGNAQTTNDVEPYSLRYKELTNENVQFFLQEEKSLDSEILHASEDIGWVRFKESNTSTSAERVVQKNEEIVASLNEVEEDFKLYPVPVISELNIVSEKIITSYQIFDVVGTTIDSNQNFKKSSTLKIDMMNMKSGVYIIMVGFINGDQAVKKFFKQ